The window CCAAGTCCCTGCGAACATTGCCCAGCCCTGGAATCTTTGCAGACCCGCATTCCCACCTTCCTTGGCAGTCATAACATCTCCCAGGAAAAAATAGCCTGTATTTTCAGCTACCCCCTGCTCTCCGATGATGAAATCGACGCCCTGGTCATGGTGGATTTTGACCTGCCGGTCCAGGTATGGCTGGAAGAGCAGATGAACCAATCCAGTACTTTTTTGCACAATCTTCTGCTAAGTTCGGTGGATGGCGTCGTGGCCGCCGATAGAACCGGCAAACTGGTTATTTTCAATCACTCAGTTTCAGAGATCCTGGGGTACGACATTGACGAAGCCCTTGAAGAACTTAATGTCAGGAATATCTATGTTGATGAAAACGAGGCAGCCGATGTAATGCGTAAACTCCGCAGTAAAGAATACGGTGGCAAAGGAAAATTAAAAGCCCACCATGTCGAACTGCGGGGCAAAAAAGGAGAAACAATTCCGGTACGGCTCAACGCCTCCATCGTCTATAAAGATGATCAGGAAGTGGCGACAATCGGTTTTTTCCGTGATCTGCGGGAAACCATCGAAATGGAAAAAGAATTGGAGAAAACTCAGCACCAGCTGCTGCAGTCGGAAAAGATGGCCTCCATCGGCAAACTGGCAGCCGGCGTTGCCCACCAATTGAATAATCCTTTGGGGGGAATTATCCTGTTTACCAAATTAATTATGGAAGAAAATAATTTAGCTGCAGAAGTCCAGGAAGATTTGCGCCGCATTTTGAGAGACGCAGAAAGATGTCGGGATACGGTCAAAGAACTATTGGAATTTTCCCGCCAGACCCGCCAGTTTATGCAGCCCTGTGATATCAACAAGGCTATCAATCGAACTATGTTTCTGCTTGAAAACCAACCTATTTTCCATAATATCGAGATAGAAAAAAATCTGGCTGAAGCGCTTCCGCTGGTGCAGGGTGATACCCAACAATTAAATCATATGTTAATGAATATCATCCTTAATGCCGTCGATGCCATGGAAGGCAAGGGAAAATTGACCATCAGTACCCGCTTGCCGGCCACCGGAGAACGGATGTACAAAGAAGATGATGATACCCAGGTGTTGGAATATCCTTTCTGCTGGCTGCCCTCACATGGTGATCGCCTGTGCATTGAGATCTCTGATACCGGCTCTGGCATCCCCAGTGATATCTTACCTAATATTTTTGACCCTTTTTTCACCACCAAAGAGGAGGGCAAGGGGACTGGTCTGGGATTAAGCATGGTTTACGGCATTGTCGAAAACCACGGTGGCAACCTTATCGCCAAAAGCAAGGCCGGCGAAGGAACAACGTTCATTATAACCCTCCCCCTGGCAACCCAGGAAATAGCAGGAGAGAACAATGGATAAAGAGCTCAATCCTCTACACGTTTTAGTGATTGATGACGAACAGGATCTTCGGGATGGGTCGGAACGAATTCTGGTGCGCATGGGATTTACGGTTTCCAAAGCAGCCCGGGGTGATGAAGGATTAAAAATCCTGAAAAAAGATCCCGTCGCCATTGTTCTCCTCGATCTTAAAATGCCGGGCATGGATGGCATGGAAGTTCTTGGACATATCAAAAAGATCAATGCAGACATTGTCGTTATCGTGGTTACCGGTTTTGCCACCGTAGAAACAGCCATTGAAGCGATGAAAAAAGGTGCCTATGATTTTATCCCCAAGCCATACGAACCCGACCATTTGCGGATTGTCGTCCGCCGGGCCCAGGAAAAGATAAACTTATTGCGGGAGACGGAAGAACTGCAAAAAGCACGACAAAGAACACTGGCCGATCTGGATGCCGAAAAAAGTCGGACCCGAACCATTATCGAAGCCTTGCCCAGTGGCGTGGTGGTCACTAATACCGAAGGTGTGGTGGTGCTGATGAACCCGGCCTTTCTCTGGTATCTTGGCCTGGACGCGAACTTTAAGCCGGGAAAGCAGATTGAAGCATACATTAAAGATGATGGTTTTTGTAAAATGATCCGGGGAATAAATGAAGGTGGTTGTAAAAAAATGAAAGAACCGCCAACCTATGAATTTGCTTTAGCGGACAACAAATTTCTGCTGGCCGAGGGGCAGGCAATTGTCAATGAAGAAAAGGACTGTTTAGGAGCGGTGGTTATTCTTTCTGATGTGACGGCCCTGAAAGCCCTGGACCAGTTGAAATCGGAGTTTGTTGCCAAGGTATCTCATGAACTGAGATCGCCCCTTTCAACAATCCATGAACAACTGGTGATGGTGGAGAAAACCCCCGATAATGAACAATATCTCCTCTCCCGGGCCCGGGAAAAAACCCAGGGATTGATATCATTGATTGGTGATTTACTCGATCTTTCCCGGATCGAGGCCGGTCATGTGGGCCAGGACTTAAAACCGGTTGCCGTGGATGAACTGTTGCGCAATATTGTTGATTTCATTACCGCCCAGGCCCAGAGCCGCAAGCAAAACCTGACTATTGAACTGCCCGAGACCTCACTGCCAAAAATCCTTGCCGATCCCATGGCTCTGGAAAGTATTTTTGGCAACCTGATCGCCAACGCCATCAAATACACCCAGGAAGGCGGCGAGATCACCGTCAAAGCACAGCCGGTTAATGATCAGATACAGGTGGAAGTTACAGACAATGGCTTTGGCATCGAAGCCCGCCAACTGGATAAACTATTTGATAAATTTTTCCGGGTGAAGACCGATAAAACCCGCTATATTACCGGTACCGGTTTGGGGCTTTCCCTGGTCAAAGGCCTGGTGGATAAAATGGGGGGAACAATCACGGTCAAAAGCAAACCGGACCAGGGCAGTACTTTTACCGTCTTGCTGCCGGCAAAAGCTGCGTTTGAATAACCAGGAAATATCTCGCCATCCGGATCAGGTAATTTTTTCAATGGCGGCAGCCACCATTGCCGGTGAAATTTTCAGTCCGGGCCAAAACAGAGCCAGGGCATGCGTGGCCTGATGCCCGAGAATAGATAAACCGTCCATAAACATGAGCCCCTGCCGATCAGCCAGCTCCCGCCATATATTAGGCTGCTTGTCGTAATTGAAATCAACCACCATTTGACCGTCGCACAGATCAACCTGCTTGATCAAAGTTGCCAGATCCGGCGCTTCATCGGCATGGGAAACGGATGTAGCATTGATAACAATATTTGCCGTTATGGGTTGGTCGGCAAGAGATGCCAAAAGACCTGGCTGCCCTCCACCGATGTGAGCGACAATTTTTTGGGCATTTTTCAATTGTCGGCCAGTGACGACCATTGACGGAATACCCAGCCAGTTAAGGACAAAGACTGCCGCTCTGGCAGCCCCACCGGTGCCGACAACCAGGGCGGATTTGCAGGCTGCCGTTTTA of the Pseudomonadota bacterium genome contains:
- a CDS encoding ATP-binding protein — protein: MDKELNPLHVLVIDDEQDLRDGSERILVRMGFTVSKAARGDEGLKILKKDPVAIVLLDLKMPGMDGMEVLGHIKKINADIVVIVVTGFATVETAIEAMKKGAYDFIPKPYEPDHLRIVVRRAQEKINLLRETEELQKARQRTLADLDAEKSRTRTIIEALPSGVVVTNTEGVVVLMNPAFLWYLGLDANFKPGKQIEAYIKDDGFCKMIRGINEGGCKKMKEPPTYEFALADNKFLLAEGQAIVNEEKDCLGAVVILSDVTALKALDQLKSEFVAKVSHELRSPLSTIHEQLVMVEKTPDNEQYLLSRAREKTQGLISLIGDLLDLSRIEAGHVGQDLKPVAVDELLRNIVDFITAQAQSRKQNLTIELPETSLPKILADPMALESIFGNLIANAIKYTQEGGEITVKAQPVNDQIQVEVTDNGFGIEARQLDKLFDKFFRVKTDKTRYITGTGLGLSLVKGLVDKMGGTITVKSKPDQGSTFTVLLPAKAAFE
- a CDS encoding ATP-binding protein gives rise to the protein PSPCEHCPALESLQTRIPTFLGSHNISQEKIACIFSYPLLSDDEIDALVMVDFDLPVQVWLEEQMNQSSTFLHNLLLSSVDGVVAADRTGKLVIFNHSVSEILGYDIDEALEELNVRNIYVDENEAADVMRKLRSKEYGGKGKLKAHHVELRGKKGETIPVRLNASIVYKDDQEVATIGFFRDLRETIEMEKELEKTQHQLLQSEKMASIGKLAAGVAHQLNNPLGGIILFTKLIMEENNLAAEVQEDLRRILRDAERCRDTVKELLEFSRQTRQFMQPCDINKAINRTMFLLENQPIFHNIEIEKNLAEALPLVQGDTQQLNHMLMNIILNAVDAMEGKGKLTISTRLPATGERMYKEDDDTQVLEYPFCWLPSHGDRLCIEISDTGSGIPSDILPNIFDPFFTTKEEGKGTGLGLSMVYGIVENHGGNLIAKSKAGEGTTFIITLPLATQEIAGENNG